From Triticum aestivum cultivar Chinese Spring chromosome 4A, IWGSC CS RefSeq v2.1, whole genome shotgun sequence, a single genomic window includes:
- the LOC123083367 gene encoding cytochrome P450 89A2-like: protein MELLVLIALLLLGLTVLIRRRSYTYTTSTSRARAPAAVVIQKIADPAVAHRALVENADDFSDRPVAPFLVFLEKKHGQYGDGLASAPYGPLWRAFRCNITSETLHPSRLEHVTPLQREAIHGLVAALGKELPVIAIVRDHLYPSIFSVLARLCFGDDVDEGHVRAMGCLIREFQQVAVGEARASPGTMLAKLAEWRRLRRLSAIHGRLGELYLPLVDSRRESRPTCDGGGRRPYVDSLIDLRVPDGGKGDGAGRRAVRDDEFVNLLSEFLGAGTGTVMASLEWTLAHLVNDQEIQKKLRDEVDGAGGAVAASSSRRLIRGMPYLNAVVLETLRLHPQVPFVQRHVNADAAEVLGVGGKTTGDFIAQFTVGDMGRDGKTWTDPDEFRPERFLPGGEAEDVGPLPGTKEIRMMPFGAGHRFCPGVGLAMMNIKCFLAALVGEFEWAPPTGGCAGVDLTELNTFIKAVKKPLSARLTRHT from the coding sequence ATGGAGCTCCTTGTGCTCATTGCTCTGCTTCTCTTGGGCTTGACCGTACTGATCAGGCGGCGTAGCTACACCTACACTACTAGTACCAGTCGTGCCCGTGCTCCAGCTGCTGTGGTGATCCAGAAGATCGCCGATCCCGCGGTAGCCCACCGTGCGCTCGTCGAGAACGCCGACGACTTCTCGGACCGCCCGGTGGCGCCCTTTCTGGTGTTTCTGGAGAAGAAACACGGCCAGTACGGCGACGGCCTAGCCTCCGCGCCGTACGGCCCTCTCTGGCGTGCATTCCGGTGCAACATCACCTCCGAGACCCTCCACCCGTCGCGCCTCGAGCACGTCACGCCGCTGCAGCGGGAGGCCATCCATGGCCTCGTCGCCGCTTTGGGGAAGGAACTGCCGGTGATCGCCATCGTCCGCGACCACCTCTACCCTTCCATCTTCTCGGTACTCGCGCGCCTGTGCTTCGGCGACGACGTGGACGAGGGGCATGTGCGCGCCATGGGCTGCTTGATACGGGAGTTCCAGCAGGTCGCCGTCGGAGAGGCTCGGGCTTCGCCTGGCACCATGTTGGCCAAGCTCGCGGAGTGGAGACGATTGCGCCGACTCTCGGCCATACATGGCAGGTTGGGCGAGTTGTACCTCCCTCTTGTCGACTCACGGCGGGAGTCTCGACCGACATGCGACGGTGGCGGCCGTCGTCCATACGTCGACTCGCTCATCGACCTACGTGTCCCCGACGGAGGCAAGGGTGACGGTGCAGGCCGACGTGCTGTTAGGGACGATGAGTTCGTGAACCTGCTGTCAGAGTTTCTGGGCGCTGGCACGGGGACGGTGATGGCAAGCCTGGAATGGACCCTCGCCCACCTGGTAAACGACCAGGAGATCCAGAAAAAGCTTCGGGACGAGGTGGACGGCGCCGGCGGGGCCGTGGCCGCCAGCTCCAGCAGGAGGCTCATCCGTGGCATGCCGTATCTGAACGCCGTCGTTCTCGAGACCCTCCGCCTGCATCCGCAGGTGCCCTTCGTCCAGCGCCATGTCAACGCCGACGCAGCGGAGgtgctcggagtcggaggaaaaaCCACCGGCGACTTCATTGCACAGTTCACTGTTGGAGACATGGGAAGGGACGGCAAGACGTGGACGGACCCCGACGAGTTCCGGCCAGAGCGGTTCCTTCCCGGCGGTGAGGCAGAGGACGTCGGCCCTTTGCCGGGGACGAAGGAGATAAGGATGATGCCATTCGGCGCCGGGCATAGGTTCTGCCCGGGCGTGGGTCTCGCCATGATGAACATCAAGTGCTTCCTGGCTGCGCTCGTGGGTGAGTTCGAGTGGGCGCCGCCGACGGGGGGCTGTGCCGGCGTCGACCTGACAGAGCTCAACACCTTCATCAAGGCGGTGAAGAAGCCACTTTCCGCACGTCTCACGCGACACACTTAA